The following coding sequences lie in one Cercospora beticola chromosome 9, complete sequence genomic window:
- a CDS encoding uncharacterized protein (antiSMASH:Cluster_1~MEROPS:MER0047718), whose product MFALALALAWLLWLCIATATTHRYLIIELDRATALSTEHVVHDLAALAAQEAAHGSSIVVRKRRDLHSDLFHGFSLDVTSRNGLEDIAAVHRAIRRHHAVHNAWIGAATAARPAAQPLEQSRPHTRPARWETASHPPHAQIGVDRLNAAGVRGKGIRIAILDSGFDYKQKTFQYAIGPGNKITYGRTWINGSSIHTGTDDDHDPYAECSHHGTHVLGIVAANPTDFGVVGVAPDATIELHRVFDCDDNTDEDTLLSALTAAWQRGVDVINCSWGLSDPYESATSILAARIMKNGTYMQFTAGNAGPRTFTIHAPGATHGIPAVGSVDCASSAAYFWNGSLSSDDVQRRIRWVPGRTNYTVTAFPPHLDVWAPLESTPENMPWQPDAFPAHLAMPDMDKTLFMVRLDFFAIHHERIVARIKPRYVLLYHPAGGDLAFPGMYFPSWPLSELPDTSALATIEHATAVKMLHDIMQGRRVTISLAREDAHADQVAYAVNTRTGGRMTENSGWGPTVSGEGGVTFAAPGGRILSTLPRLYGGFGQLTGTSMAAPLVAGVAALLKQLHPSWTPDDIRNVLATTARPMPYTDNSTHDYGFLAPVIQQGGGLIDAWSAAHTTTVANVSALDFLDLRRQPKSLAFSLTNMGDETVTFNVGHIGAASGYAKAASPDIRSADDKHLEQSRSLMAIYADVQVHPEALRLVPGETAVVRVAVMAPARLNPSRLPFYGGYIALNSTDSAQNLTVPYSGIAARLPDDFPLVTPKTVRSAVYLPSKNALVNCPYNTTFKLALVDNTARFLANAWPVVTFGTPPLVPREARVSIIDTASQQAIVTHTLTHSDWKARR is encoded by the exons ATGTTCGCACTCGCACTCGCACTCGCATGGCTGCTGTGGCTCTGCATtgccaccgccaccacacACCGATACCTCATCATCGAGCTGGACCGCGCGACGGCGCTG AGCACCGAGCACGTCGTGCACGACCtcgctgctctcgctgcACAAGAAGCAGCACATGGCTCGAGCATCGTCGTCCGCAAGCGTCGCGACTTGCACTCGGATCTCTTCCACGGCTTCTCGCTGGATGTCACGTCTCGCAACGGACTGGAAGACATTGCTGCCGTCCACCGCGCCATCCGCCGCCATCACGCCGTGCACAATGCCTGGATCGgcgccgcaacagcagcccgTCCTGCGGCACAGCCACTTGAGCAATCGAGGCCACATACACGCCCCGCCCGATGGGAGACCGCGTCCCATCCCCCGCACGCGCAGATCGGCGTAGACCGACTGAACGCTGCTGGCGTCCGAGGCAAGGGCATCCGCATCGCCATCCTGGATTCGGGCTTTGACTACAAACAGAAGACCTTCCAGTATGCCATTGGGCCTGGCAACAAAATTACATATGGCCGCACATGGATCAACGGCTCCAGCATCCACACCGGCACCGACGACGACCATGACCCATATGCCGAATGCTCACATCATGGCACCCATGTGCTGGGCATCGTGGCAGCCAACCCCACCGACTTTGGCGTCGTGGGCGTGGCGCCAGACGCGACCATCGAGTTGCACCGAGTCTTCGATTGCGACGACAACACGGACGAGGACACGTTGCTCAGTGCCCTCACTGCTGCATGGCAGCGAGGCGTGGACGTGATCAACTGCTCGTGGGGCTTGAGCGACCCCTACGAAAGTGCGACGTCCATTCTCGCCGCCAGGATCATGAAGAATGGCACGTATATGCAGTTTACTGCCGGCAATGCGGGCCCTCGAACCTTCACCATCCACGCTCCTGGTGCGACCCACGGCATTCCGGCTGTCGGATCGGTCGACTGTGCCAGCAGTGCCGCATATTTTTGGAATGGATCGCTGTCCTCGGATGACGTGCAGCGCCGCATTCGCTGGGTCCCGGGACGCACGAATTACACCGTAACCGCCTTCCCGCCGCATCTCGACGTGTGGGCACCCCTTGAGAGCACACCAGAGAACATGCCGTGGCAGCCCGATGCTTTTCCTGCGCACCTGGCAATGCCAGACATGGATAAGACTCTGTTCATGGTTCGACTGGATTTCTTCGCGATCCATCATGAGCGGATCGTTGCCCGCATCAAGCCGCGATATGTGCTGCTATACCATCCCGCAGGCGGCGATCTTGCCTTCCCCGGCATGTACTTTCCATCGTGGCCGTTGTCGGAACTTCCAGACACGAGCGCTTTGGCTACTATAGAGCACGCGACCGCAGTGAAGATGCTGCACGACATCATGCAAGGCAGGCGGGTAACCATTTCCCTCGCGCGCGAGGATGCCCATGCTGACCAGGTGGCATATGCCGTCAACACCCGCACCGGTGGAAGGATGACGGAGAATAGCGGCTGGGGACCAACTGTATCCGGGGAAGGTGGAGTGACCTTTGCTGCCCCGGGGGGCAGGATTCTCTCCACACTGCCGCGACTGTACGGAGGCTTCGGACAGCTCACTGGCACGTCGATGGCCGCGCCACTGGTGGCTGGAGTCGCTGCATTGCTGAAACAACTTCACCCCTCTTGGACCCCGGATGACATACGCAATGTGCTGGCTACGACTGCTCGACCAATGCCCTACACGGACAATAGTACTCATGACTACGGCTTCCTGGCGCCCGTCATTCAACAAGGAGGCGGATTGATTGATGCTTGGAGTGCTGCTCACACCACGACCGTGGCCAACGTCTCGGCCCTCGACTTTCTGGATCTTCGACGTCAACCGAAATCGCTTGCTTTCTCCTTGACGAACATGGGCGACGAGACTGTCACATTCAATGTAGGCCACATCGGTGCGGCATCTGGATATGCGAAGGCGGCTTCTCCGGACATCCGTTCTGCTGATGACAAACATCTCGAGCAATCGCGGTCGTTGATGGCAATATACGCCGACGTCCAAGTACATCCCGAGGCCCTGCGCCTAGTGCCTGGAGAGACGGCCGTAGTGCGTGTGGCTGTCATGGCGCCTGCCAGGCTCAATCCGTCGCGCCTGCCATTCTACGGCGGCTACATCGCGCTCAACTCCACTGACAGCGCACAGAACCTGACAGTCCCATACAGTGGCATCGCTGCTCGACTCCCGGATGATTTTCCTCTCGTCACGCCGAAGACCGTCCGATCGGCGGTGTATTTACCAAGCAAGAATGCACTTGTGAACTGTCCTTACAACACTACCTTCAAGCTGGCCCTCGTTGATAACACAGCGAGATTCCTCGCTAATGCTTGGCCGGTCGTGACATTTGGAACGCCCCCACTCGTACCACGAGAAGCCCGTGTTTCGATTATTGACACTGCCAGTCAGCAGGCGATTGTCACGCATACCCTTACTCATTCGGATTGGAAAGCGAGGCGATAG
- a CDS encoding uncharacterized protein (antiSMASH:Cluster_1) yields the protein MANAGKEMEGAASEFNVDSTHPRAMSTTKDYKRRPGACQYCRAKKFRCDGRLPRCQRCESTQQECIYRPCKKRGRRSKLAPPSTIDDPATFDTLDEWWWPLVPPSASPTPSTLLSTVSAGSMSQDVERLFTSDGNDPLDNGIFLSSECHDLDPSVAQPNQFDVSDDADARDWQCLLATLPYQVQVLESNISVARGMESTGHSRHVSVPSEVPSGEHGGSDGGITNRQATANAGPFNFAYLDIMQSVIHSWRQEGHIDHRLSAAIGQTLAACPSLVSRTGTGPQNAPLLDLKRAKLALEADADIYQKITDFCHDPFRGARCISRASLMKMAEEVFSNHDRIAEKVIVIHAVVATSMALTHTSDDSEERNRTALAHYRQAFAHAGLLQCYKASALAFKIVAACHWSPWDDDQLLDMACSRAQALRAHLHGGADDGLHKDEDVEELRRAFWLLYSIEKPARMQAGFVSASVHFQHPLTMSRLTLGKALNDNFFTPELPCSQDHPTHDRGHEFLMHIRLAQACSQVLDQLYSRTVQEATVEQVEAAIATTADWITDAGQIRSDVKDVLDCNTRWTLYTIFLYIHRRSLILPAASPARQRVEKAVSTLTFEILESLVYADPLAVHREPTFLRAALTAFCVSAWSLESIVIHTAQFRQLGFALGFFARLARDDDFALDQTATIFRLVQERAMSQVCSSKQ from the exons ATGGCGAATGCAGGAAAGGAAATGGAGGGTGCCGCCTCCGAATTCAACGTCGATTCCACTCATCCACGAGCCATGAGCACTACGAAAGATTACAAGCGAAGACCAGGAGCATGCCAGTACTGCCGAGCCAAGAAGTTTAGAT GCGATGGCAGACTCCCGCGATGCCAACGCTGCGAG TCGACGCAGCAGGAATGCATCTATCGGCCTTGCAAAAAGCGAGGACGGCGGAGCAAGCTTGCTCCACCATCAACGATCGACGACCCAGCGACATTTGATACCCTCGACGAATGGTGGTGGCCGTTGGTACCACCATCTGCCTCACCGACCCCATCGACACTGCTTTCCACTGTCTCTGCTGGTTCGATGTCACAAGATGTGGAGCGACTCTTCACATCGGACGGAAATGACCCATTGGATAATGGCATTTTCTTGAGCTCAGAATGCCACGATCTCGATCCCTCGGTAGCCCAGCCCAACCAGTTCGACGTAtctgatgatgctgatgctaGAGACTGGCAGTGTCTTCTGGCAACATTGCCATATCAGGTGCAAGTGTTGGAAAGCAACATCTCCGTTGCACGGGGTATGGAGAGCACGGGTCACTCTCGGCATGTTTCAG TGCCTTCGGAAGTCCCGTCTGGAGAACACGGCGGGAGCGACGGCGGGATAACGAATCGACAAGCCACAGCCAATGCCGGGCCGTTCAATTTTGCGTACCTTGACATCATGCAGTCTGTGATCCACTCGTGGCGACAAGAGGGACATATCGACCATAGATTGAGTGCAGCGATTGGACAAACCTTGGCGGCATGTCCATCACTAGTGAGCAGAACCGGAACAGGGCCGCAGAATGCGCCTCTGCTGGACCTGAAGCGCGCAAAACTTGCGCTGGAAG CTGATGCTGATATTTATCAAAAAATAACAGACTTCTGTCATGACCCTTTCCG GGGTGCCCGCTGCATTAGCCGCGCTTCGCTTATGAAGATGGCTGAAGAGGTCTTTTCGAACCACGACCGCATTGCGGAGAAGGTAATCGTGATTCACGCTGTGGTTGCTACCAGCATGGCACTCACCCATACAAGTGACGACAGCGAAGAGCGGAATAGAACGGCTCTGGCTCACTATCGCCAGGCGTTTGCACACGCAGGTCTATTGCAGTGCTACAAGGCGTCTGCCTTGGCATTCAAA ATTGTTGCTGCCTGTCACTGGTCACCGTGGGATGACGATCAGCTATTAGACATGGCCTGCTCGCGCGCTCAAGCCCTGAGAGCTCACCTTCACGGAGGCGCGGATGATGGCTTGCacaaagatgaagatgtggaGGAACTAAGGCGCGCGTTCTGGTTGTTGTACTCCATCGAGAAGCCCGCTCGGATGCAAGCGGGATTCGTATCGGCAAGCGTGCACTTCCAGCACCCTCTGACCATGTCAAGACTAACGCTGGGAAAGGCATTGAATGACAACTTTTTCACACCCGAGCTGCCATGTTCCCAAGACCATCCGACTCATGACAGGGGCCACGAATTCTTGATGCACATCCGACTTGCTCAAGCATGCTCACAAGTGCTGGATCAGCTCTACAGCCGCACAGTCCAAGAGGCCACTGTCGAACAAGTCGAGGCTGCAATTGCTACTACGGCCGACTGGATCACCGACGCGGGTCAGATAAGATCCGACGTCAAAGACGTGCTGGATTGCAACACACGATGGACTCTATACACGATATTTCTCTACATTCATCGTCGCTCCTTGATACTGCCGGCAGCTTCGCCAGCGCGGCAGAGGGTCGAGAAAGCCGTGAGCACGCTCACGTTCGAGATCCTGGAGTCCTTGGTCTACGCAGACCCGCTCGCTGTGCATCGAGAACC AACGTTCCTCCGGGCAGCATTGACTGCATTCTGTGTTTCGGCGTGGTCATTGGAAAGCATCGTGATCCACACCGCGCAATTCCGGCAGTTGGGGTTTGCGCTCGGCTTCTTTGCACGGCTGGCCCGAGACGATGACTTTGCACTGGATCAGACTGCCACCATTTTTCGACTTGTGCAGGAAAGAGCAATGTCACAGGTCTGCAGCTCAAAGCAATGA
- a CDS encoding uncharacterized protein (antiSMASH:Cluster_1) codes for MAPTGPGYTRVEENLAKHGTGSKSEEFDDVGYSYRRPDPAWTKVVTGNALAILLSLCALILALVASFGIYERHAKFEVPSERINLGTCGRNWQEAEANGCVYDVMMTAWLKPQCYDKELSDSFFYRDSANWTFYRDPEGKDVMPHEELFQGRYEEYWVQGTYHFSHCSYIWAKQLRQMGKKPMTLDSKFRNWYHTLHCANMLAEANVTYIGGRASSHAKLGTNSIDCIVGDWMTFESIPAELQRGAGPSKEE; via the exons ATGGCTCCGACCGGCCCTGGTTACACACGCGTTGAGGAGAACCTGGCCAAACATGGCACCGGATCAAAGTCAGAAGAGTTCGATGATGTTGGCTACTCATATCGAAGGCCTGACCCTGCTTGGACCAAAGTGGTCACGGGCAATGCACTGGCCATTTTACTTTCGCTGTGTGCTCTGATCTTAGCACTGGTCGCGTCCTTTGGCATCTATGAACGCCACGCAAAGTTCGAGGTTCCAAGTGAGCGTATCAATCTCGGGACGTGCGGCCGGAATTGgcaggaagcagaagcgaaCGGGTGTGTGTACGATGTCATGATGACAGCCTGGTTGAAGCCGCAATGCTACGACAAAGAGCTTTCCGATTCGTTCTTCTACCGCGACTCCGCCAACTGGACGTTCTACCGCGATCCTGAGGGAAAAGATGTCATGCCGCATGAAGAACTCTTCCAAGGTCGCTATGAAGAGTATTGGGTTCAA GGGACGTATCATTTCAGCCATTGCTCCTACATTTGGGCAAAGCAGCTTCGACAGATGGGTAAAAAGCCGATGACACTAGACTCGAAGTTTCGGAACTGGTACCATACCCTCCACTGCGCCAATATGCTGGCGGAGGCAAACGTCACGTACATAGGTGGCCGGGCTTCTTCCCATGCAAAACTTGGCACGAATTCAATTGACTGCATTGTCGGAGACTGGATGACGTTCGAGTCGATACCAGCTGAGCTACAAAGGGGAGCCGGCCCATCCAAGGAGGAATAG
- a CDS encoding uncharacterized protein (antiSMASH:Cluster_1~SMCOG1001:short-chain dehydrogenase/reductase SDR), with protein sequence MGHTPQYISKLRGHRILIIGGTSGIGLCVAEAALEHGASVTVSGSTASKLHTALQHLSKIESPLQQTPHAGEPTVSGSICDLSNPSLQESALLSLLDTATVHGRHKLDHVVFTAGNNITISPLEHVTPHDFELMQTVRVLAPVLLAKLVPAYMSKSAHSSVTLTGGTQAMKPSPGWSVMAGIMSSISGFTLGFAVDLQPIRVNTVFPGAVHSTASNKMDPTLLEERLEAFRRTTLTNTVGTPEDVAEAYLYCMKSSYASGTTIIVDGGRLLKG encoded by the coding sequence ATGGGGCATACACCACAGTATATCAGTAAATTGCGCGGTCATCGCATTCTAATCATCGGAGGCACGTCCGGTATAGGGCTTTGTGTCGCAGAAGCCGCTCTGGAGCATGGAGCGAGTGTCACCGTCAGCGGCAGCACTGCGAGCAAGCTCCATACCGCCCTACAACATTTAAGCAAGATCGAAAGCCCGCTCCAACAGACACCCCACGCTGGGGAACCAACAGTATCTGGCAGCATATGCGACCTCAGCAATCCATCTTTACAAGAGTCGGCCCTCCTATCATTGCTAGACACAGCAACTGTGCATGGGAGGCACAAGTTGGACCACGTCGTCTTCACAGCCGGTAATAACATCACAATCTCACCACTCGAGCATGTGACCCCGCATGACTTCGAGCTGATGCAGACTGTACGAGTCTTGGCTCCCGTCCTCCTGGCCAAATTGGTTCCTGCCTACATGTCCAAGTCGGCTCACAGCTCGGTGACGCTCACCGGCGGCACGCAAGCAATGAAGCCCTCTCCGGGCTGGAGTGTCATGGCGGGCATCATGTCGAGTATCTCGGGTTTCACACTCGGCTTTGCCGTAGATCTGCAGCCCATCCGCGTAAACACTGTGTTTCCAGGGGCTGTCCACAGCACAGCGAGCAACAAAATGGACCCGACACTACTGGAGGAGAGGCTCGAAGCTTTCCGGAGAACTACGCTGACGAACACGGTTGGGACCCCGGAGGATGTGGCAGAAGCGTATTTGTATTGCATGAAGAGCTCTTATGCAAGTGGTACCACCATCATTGTCGACGGGGGAAGATTGCTCAAGGGCTGA
- a CDS encoding uncharacterized protein (antiSMASH:Cluster_1) yields the protein MAPTVVKASLNYVKPPEESEEWLQHYIPGSVGIHRLKIDPHHVEITDIRSTEEPCLLDVQGFQIIKGKPVDRRIFDQDNTDIASRMAAQAVELLKETTGASYVLMFNHVTRFEPPEKLNGLSPDMPNEAMFPYMGPFASVHVDQSYRGGRYIVNNFKHIPEVAQRLTESGTTCRFAVINVWQPVSPVTRDALALCDRRTVDEQDLRPWRSHPDPSQWDPKLPLPLSEIWRPMYNPKHKWYYASKMQTNEALLIKCFDTKLDEHSRAVPHSAFRAPSDSGPPRESVEFRCLVFWDSQPFSDETAFLNPVRV from the exons ATGGCTCCCACTGTCGTAAAAGCAAGCCTCAATTATGTCAAACCACCAGAGGAAAGCGAGGAATGGCTCCAACACTATATTCCCGGCTCAGTGGGCATCCATCGACTCAAAATCGATCCGCACCATGTGGAGATTACAGACATTCGAAGTACAGAAGAACCATGTCTTCTGGATGTTCAAGGCTTTCAGATCATCAAAGGGAAGCCTGTCGATCGTAGAATATTTGACCAGGACAATACAGACATCGCAAGCCGGATGGCGGCTCAGGCGGTGGAGCTCTTGAAAGAAAC TACCGGGGCATCATATGTGCTGATGTTCAATCATGTTACACGGTTTGAGCCACCAGAGAAGCTCAACGGCTTGTCCCCAGACATGCCAAATGAGGCAATGTTTCCATACATGGGCCCATTTGCCTCTGTGCACGTCG ATCAATCATACCGTGGTGGAAGGTACATTGTCAATAATTTCAAGCATATACCTGAAGTTGCTCAGAGGCTCACGGAATCGGGAACCACTTGCCGCTTCGCTGTGATCAATGTCTGGCAGCCCGTGTCGCCTGTCACACGAGACGCATTGGCTCTCTGCGACCGTCGAACAGTCGATGAACAAGACCTTCGACCCTGGCGGAGTCATCCAGATCCCAGTCAGTGGGATCCCAAGCTACCCCTGCCGCTTTCGGAGATTTGGAGACCGATGTACAATCCCAAGCACAAGTGGTATTATGCGAGTAAGATGCAGACCAACGAAGCCTTGCTTATCAAGTGCTTCGATACCAAGCTTGATGAGCACTCGAGAGCAGTGCCACATTCTGCTTTCCGGGCACCGTCGGACTCCGGTCCCCCGCGGGAGAGCGTCGAATTTCGGTGTCTCGTGTTCTGGGACAGTCAGCCGTTCAGCGACGAGACGGCTTTCTTGAATCCTGTGCGGGTGTAG
- a CDS encoding uncharacterized protein (antiSMASH:Cluster_1) encodes MRIKHTCAILSLSLSSVFAAPMPNGDVAKPDYQYLVKKGVEDVAKPDYQYLVKKHEEDVAKPDYQYLVKKHEEDVAKPDYQYLVRKGAGEDVAKPDYQYLV; translated from the coding sequence ATGCGCATCAAACATACCTGTGCAATCCTCTCGCTCTCTCTGAGCTCCGTCTTCGCCGCACCAATGCCAAACGGGGACGTTGCGAAGCCCGACTACCAGTACCTTGTGAAGAAAGGCGTCGAAGATGTCGCCAAGCCTGACTACCAGTACTTAGTCAAGaagcacgaagaagatgtagcAAAACCCGACTACCAATACTTGGTCAAGAAGCACGAAGAGGATGTGGCCAAGCCAGATTACCAGTATCTCGTGAGGAAGGGCGCTGGAGAGGATGTCGCAAAACCGGATTATCAATACCTGGTGTGA
- a CDS encoding uncharacterized protein (antiSMASH:Cluster_1), whose product MNMLPRLQKLQESALKTFAAKRIDLNSNIENAHLLAADETKIDAELRFDKPQRKWPRRTCKIMLMLSCTILLWLYIQAVRSKGETNGVLFLGNEVIYSDAPTALETHPLDRAGFHRNDGSDPDTAFESRPNEKNDAAWHHILNVGMIAITEEENARLPNGGSSRVRNDPEHRVVLLSLFHQLHCLKYLRDLIYDFDEGAVIPGARNEYQLMHGDHCIDYLRQVLICHGDLTPIRQHWEPSLHAYAAEQETVHQCRDFQKIWEWAAERNTTGLRADGKHEKHEKHENE is encoded by the exons ATGAACATGCTCCCTCGATTGCAGAAACTCCAGGAGAGTGCACTGAAGACGTTTGCTGCAAAACGAATCGATCTTAATTCGAACATTGAAAATGCACACCTGCTGGCAGCAGATGAGACCAAGATCGATGCTGAGCTGCGGTTCGATAAGCCACAGCGCAAATGGCCCAGACGCACTTGCAAAATCATGTTGATGCTCTCGTGCACTATCCTGCTGTGGCTGTACATCCAAGCTGTGAGAAGCAAAGGCGAGACAAATGGAGTTCTCTTTCTCGGCAACGAAG TCATCTACAGTGACGCACCTACTGCGCTAGAAACTCACCCCTTGGATCGTGCCGGCTTCCATCGCAACGATGGAAGCGACCCAGATACGGCATTCGAAAGCAGACCGAACGAGAAAAACGACGCAGCATGGCATCACATCCTGAACGTGGGCATGATCGCAATCACGGAAGAAGAGAACGCGCGTCTTCCAAATGGCGGCTCATCAAGGGTACGAAACGATCCTGAACACCGCGTTGTGCTCCTCTCACTATTCCACCAACTGCATTGTCTT AAATACCTCCGTGATCTTATCTACGACTTTGATGAAGGCGCCGTAATTCCAGGTGCCAGAAATGAATATCAATTGATGCACGGCGACCATTGCATCGACTATCTGCGACAAGTCCTTATATGTCACGGCGATCTGACGCCGATTAGGCAACATTGGGAGCCGAGTCTCCACGCTTATGCCGCGGAACAGGAAACTGTTCATCAGTGTCGGGATTTCCAGAAGATCTGGGAGTGGGCTGCGGAGCGGAATACTACGGGCCTTCGAGCAGACGGCAAGCACGAGAAGCACGAGAAGCACGAGAATGAATAG
- a CDS encoding uncharacterized protein (antiSMASH:Cluster_1): MALTCVPCNRQFASDQALQQHTRDSPAHSAPVARRDCIRNFASAEAHPQQIRASPAHHKAVRPNQVSFDMRPSLHDEVTRFLADYGISFSFLASDNSRKCVREFDSPVIGSFVCTSSACGFRKWTSKQVAITIRMYKGQKYNVRVYYQRCEKCHSRRRPKLDVGVYADRVAYRLAKWSGVDVEDRRGSGRSERPHLIDLCEGCRNGHCWVKRARLQGLRVES; this comes from the coding sequence ATGGCACTGACGTGCGTCCCATGCAATCGACAGTTCGCCTCCGACCAGGCTCTGCAGCAACACACCCGCGATTCTCCAGCCCATTCCGCGCCAGTCGCCCGCCGTGACTGCATTCGCAACTTCGCCTCCGCTGAGGCCCACCCGCAACAAATTCGAGCCTCGCCTGCCCATCACAAAGCCGTCAGGCCGAATCAGGTCTCATTCGACATGCGGCCCTCGCTGCACGACGAAGTAACGCGCTTCCTCGCAGATTACGGCATCTCCTTCAGCTTCCTCGCAAGCGACAACTCCAGAAAGTGTGTTCGCGAATTCGACTCGCCTGTCATCGGGTCATTCGTATGCACCAGCAGTGCTTGTGGGTTTCGCAAATGGACGAGCAAGCAAGTTGCCATCACCATCCGCATGTACAAGGGGCAGAAGTACAACGTGAGAGTTTACTATCAGCGCTGTGAGAAGTGTCACTCCCGTCGTCGCCCCAAGCTGGATGTGGGGGTGTACGCAGATCGGGTGGCGTACCGTTTGGCGAAATGGTCGGGAGTCGATGTGGAGGATCGTCGGGGCTCAGGCCGCAGTGAGAGACCACACCTGATTGATCTGTGCGAAGGATGTCGCAATGGGCACTGTTGGGTGAAGAGGGCCAGACTGCAGGGCTTGAGGGTCGAGTCATAA